The genomic interval TAGCAATCGAGGTAGCAgtaacatatttagctttagTAGAGGATTGGGCTACTATTTCctatttctttgaatttcatGCAAATACAACACTTCCAAGTAAAAACAGAAACCTGTGGTGCTTTTGGCATCATCTCGACAAGTGATCCAGTCACTATCACAAAATCCCATAAGTTCTCCATTTTCATGATGGATATACTTGAGTTCATATTTTACAATTCCTTTGATGTATTGTAGAACTCGTTTTGCTGTTATCATATAAACTTGAGAAGGCTTCTGCGTGTATTTTGACAGAAGATTTGTTGCATGCATTATGTTAGGTCTAGATGCAATTAAATGCAACAGACAACCCATCAAACTTTTATATTGAGACATGTTTGCAATTGAAGCATCATCTTCTTTATATAGTTTATTTCTCGAAGCCATAGGGGTATCAACTAGCTTACAAGATTCCATATGAAAACTTTTGAGAAGTTCTTGAGCATGTTTGTTTTGGTGAAGACAAATATATTCAGGTTCTTGTATAATTTCAAGATCCAAGATGCAATGCATTTTTCCTAGATTAGTtatatcaaattcttttttcatttaggtcttgaaattttttaactcaaaattcAATCCtgtcaccaaaatatcatcaacataaaggGAAATTATTAGACGTACTTGGTCATGTGAGCTTTTGACATATAGAGTTGGTTCATTAAAGCTGCGTCTAAGTCCTTTCTTGAGCAAGTATCCATCAATTATTTCATATCAGGCTCTTAGAGCTTGTCTTAAGCCACACTAGACTTCAAGAAGTTTAAACACTTTGTCTTCATTTTCTTGCTCCTCAAACCCCTTTTGTTGCTCAATATAAACTTCTTATTCAATCACGCCATTAAGAAAAACAGACTTTACATCCACGTGCcgtataaattatttttcttttatagcCAAAGCACATAATAATTCAATCGTATAATGGCAAGCGACAAGTCTCAATGAAATCTATCCTATACACTTGTGAATAGGCTTTGGCTACAAGTCTAGCCTTGAGCTTAATTCATTGAACCATCTGCATTTAGCTTGGTTTGATATACCCACGTAACACTAATTGTTCTCTTATTTTTTGGTCTATCAACTAATACCCATGAGCCATTTTTCTTGATTGCATCCATTTCAGCAAGCATTGCTTTTAGCTAAACCTTGCTTTTTGCTACATCAAGGTAGGTAGTGGGTTTAACAATGGACACAttgtacttttcaaaaaaaaattttaggcTTCTTGTCCCTCTTATAGcataatcatcatcatcatcttcttcatcaGTCTCTTTGGTATTCTCAACTTTATCATAGTTTATACTTTGAAAACTTTCAACTTGATTAGTCTTCTAGTTCCACCTCTAGTCATCTAGTTCCATTTTAAGTCTTCTTCAAACCTTACATTTCTTGACAAAAATACCTTATTTTTGTGCACATTGTAAAGTCGATAATCTTTAGAAGCCTCATTAAAACCCAAATGGATAACAACCTTAAATTTTATGTCAAGCTTTGTGCACTTTTCATTAGGAATTTTTTCATAGCAAGGACATCCAAATACAAGTAAATGAGAGACTATAGGTTTGGTTTTATGCCATGCTTCAAATGGgctctttatttttaattctcTTGTTGGTAAAATATTGAGCAACTGAGTGGTAACATTTGTGGCTTTTGTCCTAAAGGTTTTAGGCAGTTCTTTCTCTTAAAGAAGACATATAGCCATCTCAATCAAGGTTCTGTTTCTCCTCTTACAAACCACATTTTGTTAAGGCCTGTATGGTATAGTGGTGAAGTGCTTAATGCCATTTGTactcaaataatttttaaattcatttgaGTTAAACTTACCCCGTTTTCTGGTCtgatgatttttattttgcagTTTGCTTCATTCTCTACTAGGACTTTAAACCTCTTGAACCTGTCAAACACATCAACtttctttttaaagaataaaccCAATTGTACCTTGTAAAGTCATCAATAACCAGCAGGTAATAGAGATTTCCATTGAGAGATTTGGTTGTCATGTGACCTCCTAAATCTGCATGAAGGAGTTGTAACTTGTCATGGGTACGCGAATCACTCCTTTTTGGGAATGGTGTTCTTATTTGTTTACCAATTTGGCATGTCTTGTTAACTTTTCCTAATTTTATGACTTTTATCAATCCATCAATCATGTTTGAAGTGATCATGTGACTTAGTGAGTCATGTTTCACATGGCTTGATTTTCTATGCCACAGTTTAGTGTCAGATAAAATGCATTTGTTTGCTTGCTGTCTTATTTTCATCTAGTTCACGAGAAAGCATTTATTTTGCATTTCCACCATGAACAATTCATTTCCGTTTGCATCATATGTCTTGCAACAACTGtctttaaacattaaaatataattactttCCACCAATTGGCCCACATTAAAAAAGTTTTGGCTTACCTCTGGTGCATACATGACTTTTGCAATTAACTTACTACCAGTCATGGTTTGCACTCCCATTGTTCCAAtatcttcaatttttaaacaatCACCATTTTCCTATCATAACTTGTGACTTATAGCTTTGGTCAAAgttgataaaattttcttttttccttattaTATGATTGGAGCAGGCATTATCAATGAGTCAGGTATTTGctctatttaatttattaggtTTCCTCACCATGAACAAAAGTCCACTTTCTTCATGTTGTTCcaccaccattgctttctctTCATTACACGTGCCTTTTTCCTTTGAACCTTTTTCCATGTGATGTATTTGGTTGCATGATCTGCACCTAACATTAAgtctaaaccaacaaaatttttctaaatgattttcctttttgtagTAAGGACAAGCAAGAAACTTTGCTTTGCCTTTTCCTTGTCTTCCATCAGtgcctttcttttctttattttttctatcataatcatttttcttgaaatgactGCTTTTGTTGTCCTCTTTTGCTCTAGTAACTAGTGCTTATTCAATGGAATCTTCTTGACTCAGTGCTCTTCGTTGTTTTTGGGCTTGAAGAGCATGAATCAACTCAGTTACTAAAAGTTGTGAGATATCTTTTGAGTCTTCCAAAGAAGAAATTTTGGCTTCAAATTTCTCTAATAGactcataaaaattttatgaacTATCTTTTTTTTCGTCAAGTTTTCTCCCAATAATCTTAGTTAGTTCATAAGTGTCGTAACGTGCAGGTCCGAGAACCCGACCGCCAGACGCgagtgaaaactctaaaaactaggagtcgccaccaatcttttttactatgtgcgattggccacctattgacttgattctaatcgatgaagccttaaattgattttaagctCATCGAAAAGAACTttaaactggtctacgtttttctagatctaagttcgagagtacggttacgcccggGGAAAGATTAGCACCCTCGGgacgcccgttccatgaacggtaccatttttagattatcctattaggctttaattttttaagttcactgtatttttttagttattatttccttattttatttcctatttaacctaaaatgggATGCAAATGTGAGGAAAGATGAGATGCATGGCATGGGATAAAAATGTCGGACGAATAACCGTTTATTGAGGTTGTTCTCCtgaatccgcccatcatactagtgGGATCCGGGGTGTTCTGTCACCTAGGAAATTATTCGAGAAATTTACCTTCGCAAATTCGACGAATAAATCAAGTCATCGGGGTCATCGtacgttttcttttaaaataatatttttgtgtaTAATGAACTTAATACGGGCAAAAgtctttttattaaagatgtttctccagccctcccatcatactgatGGGACCTGGGGATACCTTTTCACCTAAGAAACTTTTCGAGGAATACCCGCATTCGCAAGATCCTcggaagatcccatcatcggggcttaaactcaaaaataaaaatatttatatgcaatgatatgcataATGCAACAcatatatatgctatgctaatgcaattatctagttttttgtcattttttattatttaattattattttcattttattttatttttattatcatattttctattttatttctaattattattttttttatactttatgttttttattcgAGGTTActcttatattttccttttataattaaataaattgtttACGATTCCAtttaatgcttaattttaaattagttgttgtcttagatttttattattatttaattatttttttatttttctatttgtttaatgtcatgtatattgcattttcacaaattaattatttactatatattcaaattattattattatttttatcatcattttttatctattattatttatttattatttttattgagtaattatttttttatatagtcaaactctttatttattaaaaattttgggatATTGAAATCGAGGctctcccatcatactggtggagccttgaTTCAGATTCCGAACCTAGGGAAAATTGGCCCGGGATTGCGACTTCTTGTGTCCCGACCGATCATTCCATCATcggttttaattattttacttatattaataattctttatctttttattttcattctctccTCATTTATATCCCTCTCCATTTTATATAAAgctatctttttcaattaatttgatatccacatattttattttattacNtttaaaagtttttattatttgaatacgTCACTTTTATACTCGAAAAATTATTACATTAGTTTTTTTATCACATTATTTTTGTACTCGTTAAATCaagatatataatatttaatttttatctctttatatatatatatatatatgtgatatatatattattatatatatatatatatattttatccttgaatctatttttataactaaatattttcttctatccaattttatcatttatttttatataattgcacatatattttatatattttcttatctattccaatctctctttttcttcacattttttacatttttaaacatctctatgattattttttttacttatatatatatttttgtattttttattattttttaatgattttctttctgaatatattttaaaattcattctacAACATTAATGTAccttatttatattattttactatCTTTAACATAAAGCtacattaaaaaatttctaacTTAAACAATCAACTCAAATACCACAATCATAACCCAATAAATTAATGATCCAAAACTTACCCCAAAGCTTTAGCCTAACCAGGCTTAAGGTGGATCGGACTGACCCAAAAAACTTGTAAGCCTGCTTCAAGAATTCAGCCTCTTGGTGCCCAAAATGGTGCCGTTTGAAGGACTGAATATGAACTCTTTGTGGGTCAAAACGATGTCGATTCACAATCACCAACCCCTAGCTATAAATCcctcattttctactttcctcttcattttctctcttctgtttctctctctagccgtcagactctctcttctctctctaaaaatcCCACATTTCTCTCTCACACTTCACACCGACGACTTGGGGACTCTCCCGTTACTCCCTTGCTCCGATGCCGaactcttcttcttccttttcacCGTCGGACAGCTTCTCACCTGCGAGCAGGGGGCTTTCCGTTACTCCCTCCAGCAAACCGATTTGAtctccttctttttttctcatttactACCGATCGGGCTCCTCTTCACCTCCGGATAGCTCCTAAAACCAAACTTTAAAAAGAAACCCCACCACCTATGGCACAAAAAGTCTCTTTCACCTCCGATTTCAACCACCCAAAACCCAAATTCGACTCCCAAGAACCCAAACTATTCTCCCTTTCTCATTGTGCATCCcttttctatatatttttttgatttttttgtatttctaATTGAGAATTTGTGGTTGCTCTCGGTTACTAGAAAGCTaggatttttccttttcaatttttggctCTCTCTTGGCTGCCCCCCCTTTTGACCTCTCGGTTGCTACAATGCCTTTATACACTTGGCTTTTTGGCCGAGTGTAGTGCCTCCACTACCCTGCCAGACGTGAATGTTTCACGTTTGGCAGGGTGAGGGAGgtgcctggcagggtgcgtccgCACCTTGTCAGTCGTACCCCTCCTccctattttcttctttcttcttttttttttaattttttgtttgttgtttttcttttgtttattattactttattatatatatatatatatattttatcatatatttatttattttttaaacacaAAAATATGGTGTCTACAATAAGTTTTATGaatttatatgtataattTTTGACACTTTCATCATCTTTTATTCTTAATACTTTAAATGCTCTAAGCAGAATAAGACTTTGAATTTGCCTAGTTTTATTGCTTCCATAAAATTTCTTcatcaatttatcataagcctCTTTGACTATCTCACAAGCCATGATCTTAATAAAAATTGTGTCAAACATCGCAAAGTGACTGCAAGATAGTGctttaaatcttttaaaattttttttactatgcTGTTTTAATTAGAGTATGGTTAGGTTTAGTTGTCCTAATTTAGGGAGTTCACTTCTTATTTCCACAATACCCCAAAGAACAAAAGCCTTAAGATAAGCTTTCATTTTGACAACCcaaattgaataatttttatataagaatTTAGAAGGTGCAATAGCATTGAAATTTGAGGATGCCATAAAGAGCTTTTAGTTGATAATATTGTTTCGAAGGCTAgatatttatttgatattttctggTTTTAAGATACTGGTATTTTAAGATTACTAAAGGGTTCTGATACCATGATAAATTTTACtttctaataaatttattacattaaaaataagggtaaaatacctTGATCCTTTTAAGTTTTGCTTGTAATTTCACGTGGGTCTATTAGTATTCGAAGTAAACAGTCCACATCAAAAGAATATATTTCCTTAGACACATAAGTCTTGTCACGTGTCAATTGTTAgtgttttcatttctttgatGATGTGATAGTATTTTTAGGATAGTTTTGCCATTTTTTTAGTGTTCTTGCTAAAACTAAAACTCCCTCAaattaaaagctaaaaatctaattttttttgctaaaATGCTCTAGATTTCTTATCGATTTTGGCACTCCAACTGCAAATCGACTTGTGAAAAAAACCTATAAACctatatttgatttttgtgggttgaaaagaaaaatgtgagaagagaaaataaaggtTGAAGGGCTTCCTGAAATTCCTTAAAGAGATGGGGTGGGAAGAATTATTccataaaagaagaaataatgaaactaattaagaaaaaatatcatttcaaAAAGCATAGATGTATTTTACCTTCAAACTTCTGTTGTTTGCAGTCTTGCTCAAGAACTTTCATTTCAAGAATCATTGATGGTTTCCGGGGAAGAGTTAATGGGTGTGGTagcttaaaaaaatagaagttGTAAAATggtctttattttttcattacaTCCATTTTGTGGTTCTTGAATTGATTCAAAGTAAAGGTGAAatgtgagaaaagaaaatgaaggttTAAGGGATGGGATGGGAAGAAAAAATGGGAGGAATCCAAGActtttaaatgtaattttgTTTGATAAAAGTTGTTGTAAGTTGTTGAAATATTGAATGCAAACGTTAATGGACATAAAGATAGCAATGCATTTCTATGTCTTGAGTTTTTTTGTCTTGTGATGACAGTTATCTTGAATTAGTCATAACCTAATTCTGATACCTTCAATGCTTAGATAATAAACTTGAACATAACAAGTGATATTAGAGATAATGTAAAGGCTCTTTTTCCAAACAAGTGATATCATCTTTGCATTAAATGCAACATTCTACatcaattaatatttattatatattttaaacaataattGCATTAGGTCTTTTGTATACATGAGGACCACTATCTTCCTTAAACCTTTATACACATGAGGACTATAAGTTTACAAAATAAAGCTCTACAAAATAATCTGGGTCATTGCCAACGGATCCAATATCAAAGTCAAGCATCTGTTCCTAATTTTCAGATAATTAATGGTAgacaaaaaaacataaaagcatCCATTATTAATTACATTCCAACCATCCATCCAAACATACCCTAAAACATTATATTAGATCAACATTCACATATCAACAACATTAGAGACATTAGTTTGTGTCCCTTCAGCACTATCAAAATTCATTACTGAGGTAGAGACAACAAGGGTAGCAAGTCCAGCAAATGGAGGCTTCCTTGCAAGTGAAGCCCTCCTTGAACCACCATAAGTAAGGACAGATTTAGCACCATTATGAGCACCACCACCAAGTCCTGAAGCCGCAACAACAGGTCTTCCTTGCACACCAGTAGGTTTTCTTGAAGCTCTTGATGCAACAATCCTTGATGAAGACCCAACAACTCTTGATGAAGACCTAGGCAAGACATTTTGcttcaatttaaaacataaagaatGTATTAGATGCATTAAATtgcatatttaatttaaattactaaattGCATAATTAATGTAGATTACCTTTCTATTATGTCCCACAAGAACCCTAGGACAGGTCGTACTATTATGACTAAACGTAAGTATAAAGTGCACTTAACATTGCTACTCCTCCTAGCATTACCATCTGTAGATAGCCCTTTCTTtgattcctttcttttgttctttttggcCTTGCCAAGCATACAACGAAGTAGTGGAGGATCCATTGGATCTACTTGCCCTCTGAACTATACTATGGTGATGTTAGGTATATGGTGAATGTAGTCATTGCATGTCAGTATGAAATTCTCCTTAGAGTAATAGTTGTCACAATATTGTTTTAAATCACCCCTGTTGTGACCTATGTAAGTTGCTATATGCTTATAAAGAATACCTAAAATATAGCAAAACACAAGGTTAGTAAACCTTGAAATATTTAACCAATTAGTGTATACATGAAATATGTTCAAACAACCTTACCTAAAATATTCCAAACGCCCCATAGACAAGTTACCCTACTCACCTCTAAGTTGGCAACATACGTCCTACCACTTTGAAACACACTAAACTCATATTTGAGGCAATCACATCAAACTTGCCATTATACTTGGCAGAAACCAACTTCTTCTTAATTTTGGGTGTCACTTGCCTCTCCCATGTACATACATTCTCATATCGATCATAAAGTATCTTTATTatcttgattttaatttcctcaAACAAAGATAGAATGGATTTACTCATCATAAGCTCAGTCCAGTAGTTGAAGCTCTTAGCCATGTTGTTTGTCACATAGCCACTCTTTACACTTAGGTTAAAAGTATGCCTTGCCCATAGAGTGACTAGTTTTTCCATCAAACACTTGTATGCCTGATCACTTTTAGCTTTAATCTTCATCATGGCTTCATTCCAATACCACTAGTTATATGTTTTGATAGCCcatcaaaattttacctttatgtCGAACCTTAAAAACCTCTATCTAAAATTATATCTTTTAGGCCCTACCATATGAGAATAAATATCAGTTAATAAGTAATTgaaattaagtaattaatgaaaaataataggaGTTTAGGGTTTACCTTTTTTTCCCATCACTCATCACTACTAATGGTTTGTTTAAGTCCCCAATGGCAGTATTAACCAAGTTCAAAAACAAAGACCAAAAGTCACCATTCTCTATCTCCACTATAGCCACAACAACAAGAAATAAGCCACAATTCCCATTAATGGCAATAGCAGATAGCAAAGCTCCTTTACATGGCCCTTTGAGGTGGTAGACATCAACCCCAATTAAAGGCCTACACCCATTGTCGAAGCCTGTCCTTAAAGCATCAAAGGACAggaaaaaacttttaaaagttaGGTACATGCTCAACTTAGGCCTTTCTAGTTGCATGATGACTATGCTATCAAGATTTGTATCCTTCATCATCTAGGCATACAATTGAATGTAAGAATAGGATTTACCATAAGTCATTTCGGACTCTTCTCGAGCtcttttctttgctttatACAATTTCTTGGAATGAACACTCACTTCATACCTTTGTTGTAATTCATGCTGCATCAAATTATATGACATATTTGGGTCAAATTGCAATTGAGCAACAAGCTTGTTAACAATCCAAACACTTATAATAGCAGAATTGTTGTTACTTATCCTAATGCAAAAGTGTTCATTTATTACCTTCTTAATCTTGAAAGTTTTCTTATCCAAACATAAGTTTGCATGAACCATCCACTTATAGCCATTTCCTTTGCAGTAAGCCTTGTACCTAGTTTTCTCATTTTTGGCTCTATACAGCTTTATCCCTTCTTGGATAATATAATTAGTCATCACCTCCTTAAAGTCATGCACACTTGTAAACAACATGTTCTATGTAAATACAACTTTCCCATTCTCATTAAGAGCATAATGTATGCCTCTAAGGGACCTATCTATTGCTCAACCTTCCTTGTTAAATATATCATTATCTTGGTTCCCTTCCTCTACATCAATACTAATATCAGAAAAACCATCATTCTTTATGTTTTCTTCAACCTCAACATTCTCTTCGAAATTGCCTTGAGATTGACTTATCTCTTCGTCATTTTCTATCTTAAGCATCTAATCTACATCTTCACTAAATATATCTTCTCTATCAATGTCTCTTATTGAATCACTACTTTTTTCACCATTATTACCAATAGCAGTAGAAGGTCCTTCACCAACTGTGCCCTTACCAACTCTACCTCTACCTTTATCTTAACTTCTACCACCTCTACTTAAAGTTCCAACTTCAACCTCTACTTCACCAACTCTACCTTCACCATCTTTACCTAAAGTAGAGACATCCAGAACATTACAACTAGCCTCACCAATTCCAGAATCAAACcttaatttctcaatttacGATTTAAGGTTTTCGGTTTTGGTTGCAACCCAACCTTCAACTTGAACCTTAATCCAAACTCATTCTTGAACCTTTATCACATCAGCAAAAGACAACAACTCTAAACCATAAAACCTCAACCCTAACCTGGATCTAGTAACAAAACACCATAATACTTACCACTAGTTGATGATCGATGAACCCTATTCCTTCATTTTCTCGATTTGAGTCAAGATTTAAAAGGTTCGAAACAAGGGTTTGGTTTAAGGCTATTTCATTTAGGATAAAGCTTTTAATCAGAGCAGAAGGCTAAAATAACCTAATTGATCGATGTGATGAAGCGCTTgaagagaggaaaaagagaaaagaatgataagaaagaaagagagtggCTCAAACAGTGATTAGGGTTCATTAACACGCGATTAAGCTTTTTTTATGCATAAGTAATTTAGAGATTTTACATTTGCTGTTAACGCCATTTACACTTTAAGACGGAAtgtcaattttaaatattaatggACCCGCGTGGAATTATAGATAAAACTTAGAGAGATCAGGGTAATTTaccttataaataaataaaaaattttgatagagaaagagggaatttgagaaagaaaagtgaagataaagAACAACactttgatttattttattcagaAGTCTGCCTTTTTAAAGGCAACAATTGGTTACTATACGATTATAAAGAGAAAACTGTTGGATAAAAACTAACAATCTAAATCACTAAGAAAGTAACATGTGGGCCCTATAATTGCAGCTATGGTAGATACAAAGTATCCCTTTCTAACCCAAACAGAAACAATGAACGTGGTTTTTTAAAGAGCCACGTTTTCTTGTAACACTAAAAGCTGTACTGCATGATTTAATGAATCACGTGACCCATTCAACGTGATTATCTTCCTCCTTGCAACAAGGGATCACCTGATGTgaacaacaataaaaaaaaaaaactccattCACAGATAGAACTCATTTTCTAACCCTCTAGGCTCTTTTTTCTATAACTACTTATAATTTTAAGTTCTTACTAGCATGTGCTGTCTCATGGCttcattttacattttttctttctctttgcaaTACATTGTTCTTCTCGTCTGTTGCTTGTAATTGTTGTACCTATGGCCTTTATGCCAACTTTTTGTACCTACTTAttgattttaatgaaaattcttgattgactaagcaaaaaaaattaaggaatGAAGGTGATGACATGAATATCCAGAAAGACCAAAGATTGGCTCGCTTTTATCAATAACAACACCTACATGACCTCAAGTCTAacaattgataattttttttttgaaaagtcatCTCTCTGATGATTGAATCCTACCAAGGAAGGATTTGTTGATAAAGTTACCTAACTCAACTATGACTTAAACCTAAAGTTATCATGATCAAATACATGAaaccttttatgtttttggaaTATGCATGGATGTTCAAAAAATGGCTTACGTTTATGCAAAAGTTATAATAGTACGATGCTCTTTTGAGtaaaaaagacaaaacaaaTAGTTTATTCATGGCTACGTAGGGATGGCAATGGGTATCCTGTTACAAGGCACTTATAGGTACTTGATCTGATTATATAGGTTAAGGTATCCTATAATCAAGTTTGAGACGGGTTCGGGTACTTCCCCTTGGGTACCCATTACCCAAACTCGATTATATACTTTTTTCAATGTCatgtaattaaagacaaacccatattgttaattaaattaatctatgaaactatgattattaat from Theobroma cacao cultivar B97-61/B2 chromosome 5, Criollo_cocoa_genome_V2, whole genome shotgun sequence carries:
- the LOC108661904 gene encoding uncharacterized protein LOC108661904 translates to MLFTSVHDFKEVMTNYIIQEGIKLYRAKNEKTRYKAYCKGNGYKWMVHANLCLDKKTFKIKKVINEHFCIRISNNNSAIISVWIVNKLVAQLQFDPNMSYNLMQHELQQRYEMMKDTNLDSIVIMQLERPKLSMYLTFKSFFLSFDALRTGFDNGCRPLIGVDVYHLKGPCKGALLSAIAINGNCGLFLVVVAIVEIENGDFWSLFLNLVNTAIGDLNKPLVVMSDGKKRSSSRVVGSSSRIVASRASRKPTGVQGRPVVAASGLGGGAHNGAKSVLTYGGSRRASLARKPPFAGLATLVVSTSVMNFDSAEGTQTNVSNVVDM